From Triticum aestivum cultivar Chinese Spring chromosome 4A, IWGSC CS RefSeq v2.1, whole genome shotgun sequence, a single genomic window includes:
- the LOC123084767 gene encoding uncharacterized protein produces the protein MPPPPSALTASAAASSFLRSLPPPNLPAHATLRPNPSLRRSAGHSRVVARASASGAAGAEAETVFFDGGAHYGDLAANLVLGLTLLWLPLTLASVSRALLLRYRFTSRRVTVISGLSGDDRTDFPYSSVREVVVVPRFIGEWGDIVITLKDGTKVDLRSVPRFREVADYCRKMAAAEGGLVAR, from the coding sequence ATGCCGCCTCCGCCGTCCGCCCTCAccgcctccgccgcggcgtccTCCTTCCTCCGCTCGCTGCCTCCTCCGAACCTCCCCGCCCACGCCACCCTCCGACCAAACCCATCCCTCAGACGCTCAGCAGGCCACTCCCGCGTGGTCGCGCGGGCCTCTGCGTCCGGCGCCGCCGGCGCCGAGGCCGAGACGGTGTTCTTCGACGGCGGCGCGCACTACGGCGACCTGGCGGCGAACCTCGTCCTCGGCCTGACCCTGCTGTGGTTGCCGCTGACCCTCGCCTCCGTGtcccgcgcgctcctcctccggtACCGCTTCACCTCCCGCCGCGTGACCGTCATCTCCGGGCTCTCCGGCGACGACCGCACGGACTTCCCCTACTCGTCGGtgagggaggtggtggtcgtgccGCGGTTCATCGGCGAGTGGGGCGACATCGTCATCACGCTCAAGGACGGCACCAAGGTCGACCTCCGGAGCGTGCCCAGGTTCCGCGAGGTCGCCGACTACTGCCGCAAAATGGCCGCCGCCGAGGGCGGGCTCGTGGCCCGGTGA